In Pseudorca crassidens isolate mPseCra1 chromosome 16, mPseCra1.hap1, whole genome shotgun sequence, one DNA window encodes the following:
- the EIF4EBP2 gene encoding eukaryotic translation initiation factor 4E-binding protein 2, whose product MSSSAGNGHQPSQSRAIPTRTVPISDAAQLPHDYCTTPGGTLFSTTPGGTRIIYDRKFLLDRRNSPMAQTPPCHLPNIPGVTSPGTLIEDSKIEVNNLNNLNNHDRKHAVGDDAQFEMDI is encoded by the exons ATGTCCTCGTCCGCCGGCAACGGCCACCAGCCCAGCCAGAGCCGCGCCATCCCCACCCGCACCGTGCCCATCAGCGACGCCGCGCAGCTACCTCATGACTATTGCACCACGCCCGGGGGGACGCTCTTCTCCACCACGCCGGGAG GAACTCGAATCATTTATGATCGAAAGTTTCTGTTGGATCGTCGCAACTCTCCCATGGCTCAGACCCCGCCCTGCCACCTGCCCAATATCCCAGGAGTCACCAGCCCCGGCACCTTAATTGAAGACTCCAAAATAGAAGTAAACAATTTGAACAACTTGAACAATCATGACAGGAAGCATGCAGTTG GAGATGATGCTCAGTTTGAGATGGACATCTGA